The genome window TCTGGCAACATCAAGGTTTTGGAAGTCTTTACAATTAATTGTGGTTTGTTATCACATTGTGACCACCATGGCAGTTACACCATCTTCATGTGTTGACTATTTTTTGCAATATTAAGGTTTGGAAGTCTTTTCAATGTTGTTTGCCATCGCACAGTGACTATAATTGCAGGTCCTTGCAACTTTAACAAAACCTTGAGAGGATAATTGGATTTTTGTGCTTTGGCACTCCTACATGCAACTACTAACAAAAATATGTGCATAATTTGAATcactatatataaaaacattacTAATCTAAACTGCCAACACTTTCTTCCTTCATTTTCCATTTGTCAGGCAAGAACACCACTGTGAAGACAAGGTACACAGTGATGTCAAAGGAGATCCTTGACAAGTACCCAGAATTGGCCACAGAGGGCTCACCAACCATAAGGCAAAAGCTTGAAATAGCTAATCCAGCAGTGGTGGAGATGGCTACAAAGGCCAGCCTTTGTTGCATCAAGGAATGGGGAAGGCCTGCTCAAGACATCACCCACATTGTCTATGTTTCCTCGAGTGAAATCCGCCTACCAGGTGGTGACCTTTACTTGGCGAATGAGCTTGGCCTTCGGAGCGATGTCAGTCGCGTAATGCTCTACTTTCTAGGTTGCTATGGTGGTGTCACTGGCCTGAGAGTTGCCAAGGACATAGCAGAGAACAACCCTGGTAGTAGGGTTCTGCTGACTACCTCTGAGACCACCATACTTGGGTTCAGACCCCCCAACAAAGCTAGGCCATATGATCTTGTGGGGGCTGCACTTTTTGGTGATGGTGCTGCAGCTGTGATAATTGGAGCCAACCCTGTGATGGGTCAAGAGTCTCCCTTCATGGAGTTGAGCTATGCTGTCCAAAAGTTCCTGCTTGACACACACAATGTGATTGATGGGAGACTCTCTGAAGAAGGCATAAACTTCAAACTTGGAAGGGACCTTCCTCAGAAAATTGAAGACAACATTGAGGAGTTCTGCAGGAAGCTCATGGCTAAAAGCAGTGCCAAGGACTTCAATGATTTGTTCTGGGCTGTTCACCCTGGGGGGCCTGCAATTCTCAACAGGCTTGAGAGTACACTCAAATTGAGCAATGACAAGTTGGAGTGCAGTAGGAAGGCACTAATGGACTATGGGAATGTTAGCAGCAACACTATATTCTATGTCATGGAGTACATGAGGGAGTATCTGAAAGAAGATGGAGAAGAATGGGGCTTGGGATTGGCATTTGGTCCAGGAATTACTTTTGAAGGCATTCTCCTGCGCAGCCTTTGATCTTACACATGAATTTGTCTTCATATTGTCCTAGCAAAGGATGTACTCAATAGTCTATGGTGTTCTTTTTCTgtggtttaaaattaaaatctccCTTAACAATTAATAAAGTTTGATGTAGCAAATTACTGTCTGAATATCAATACAGGGAAATTTATTATGCCTCACTCTAAGTTCTTGATTcttgttgcttttttttttttttgctatcaaATATCAATTTCATGGAACTCTTGTGAAGAAAATTCCATCTTCTTTGAAACTTATCATTATGACTCGTTGAACTTACCAACTCATGCCTAACTTTTTCATGTGTGGGCCTTAGCTCACCTACAAAGAGATAGTAGCACATTCATGATTTACACATGTAATATTGACGGTTAATATTTTCATCAATATCTGAAAttatttacactttttttttttttatgtttgttcaTTTTAGAGACCAGATTTAGCTCCTTTGAGTCCTTTACTTCAAAGCACACAGTTTTTATGCAAATCACTCATAGTTAAACTGTTAAAGGAAGTTTCTTCATTCAGTGCCttcttttctaaattattttctaatccAATTTCAAATTGTTAAgggcaaaaataaaaatgaattttcacttactatgaaattttaaacaattaaattttcttaaataaattttttgaaagtcTGGATTGATGATACCttgtagataaaaaaagatagttAAATAAACAAGGTTCCCACCGAACCAAATAATCTGAGGAGGTTAAATACGTAGAGTTTTTACTCCTGCAAGCTTACCTCTAGAAATATAGACTGTTTTTAAGATTTAAGCCCgtgacaaatttttttttactatcacAAGAGAGCAacctttttcataaattatttaggGTGTGTtttgtttgcatttttattttctgttttcattttcaaaagattaaaattctgaaaacatgtttggtttgacttcttgttttctgttttcatgaaataaaaatactgaaaatttatgatatattaacttcttatctttttgtatttttagatttgcttaaaattacattcattgcCACCACAATTTCATTTTACCCGAAATGAGATTTCAGTTCTCAAttgaaaacactgaaaatgagatttttattgttttcattttatggttgtttcctgttttcattttcactgaaaatgttttcagaaattcaaccaaacacattttcatcaccgtTTTCTATTTAAGtggcaatgaaaataaaaaacaaccaAATCAAACAGCCCCTTACTAACCCGACTTTTTATAAGATGTATGCATGTCAAGTTTCTgaaagtacaaaataaaattagtacaTGTTTGGAAATCAATAGAAAAGTACTTTTGCAAAAGAATCAAATTCttgcttttattttacttttatccgTTGGATTACATTGGAATGTGTTGCGTAATTTCTACTGCAAACCAAGTATGTACTTAGACTATTGCATGTTTCAGATTTACGATGATCTAGAGTAAATGTTAATGTTTTAGTCTAACGATAACCTAGTGAAAATTTCATATACATTCAGATTCAACATCCTCTCCTAACCGCTTGAGTCACCCTTTCACATACAAATTATCtccaattaataatatattgtttGAATGAGCCTCAGGAAAACTGTCATGTTCACAAAATCTGCGTGTGTAGCAAATCTCTTTGCTTTCACCATAGAGAATGAGTTTGTCAGGGTTTGCGGAAGAGCAACACAGAGATAGAGGTCCTCGATGTCCATGTTCGCAGTTAAACATTGAATTCGCTGCATATTCAGTTAAACAAACTAAGCCTCAATCTCATACATCAGAGCAAAACAGAGAACGGCCTATGACTGAAGTCCAACCTAGAAAAATGTGGACAAACTCACTATTGACAGACCAATTGCAATTTCAAGGTAAATCCATCAAATTTTACATGACTTTTTGAATCAGTAAAGTATCATAGATGTCAGACTCACCAGGAGTAACATTTCGATGAAGAATCCTCAGGAATATTTCTGTTATGATATCCAGATTCGTGTGCATCCACCACACATCCCCAGATCTGAGCAAGCTGCAACCATATGCCATTAGATCTGCATGAGCCGCCATCATGTGCCTTACTCTTGTGGAATTTGCAGGTTGCTGCCCTGATTTGTCAAGAAGATTCTTGTGGTGTTCCTTTCCTAGGTCAGTTAAGTCATTGGCACCAGTGGCTgctgaaataaaataaacaaaacataatCAGGTAATATGACTTGTTACAACAACAGGGCACAGGTAAAGAGTGATGGTGCACTGGTAAGTGTCACCTTTCAACAAAATATgagatattttaatttctttttaattttgaaaagataAATTGATTAAAACTTGAATATCAGCCATAACACATAAGATTAAGTGAGAGAGCCTAGCAAAAGCAAAATCAGAGTCTTGTATTACATAAAACTAACACTAcctactttcaaaaaataaaatcatggaAAAGATGGATCTTTTGAATAGACTTAATGGAAATGTCCATACAATCTGGCAAAACAATATGAAACTCTATGGTTAGAAGATACTAGAGAAGACACTATGTTTAAGGTACGGAAGTTTTGTATGAGAAAGAGATGTTGATAACAACAATTTGCTACATTTTCTCATCATTCTGGTTTGTCAACCTTTCTGATTTATCGGACACATTGAGGGATTCATTGATATTTGGTTGATAAGCAAACTTTATTGAGAGATTCATTGATCTAGTACTCTGCTAAACACCCCATATGGGACTTACGCACCCAAAATGTTAATACCCAAGTCTCTATCATTGGAATCTTCTTGTTCTCACTccagccatctcctcatcctccaCCACTAGATCTTAACTATTTTCGTGCTCCATTTAAGTGATAAATGTTAGTAAGAGTAAATCTCCATTTTAGTCCTTGAGAGTTGAGATTATAAGCGTCTTTCATTTCAATCCCTGACTTTACAAAACTTTCACTTTTCTCCCTTACTTTGCAAAATGTCACTCattttagtatttaatattaatgaaaaaaatgtaatggAAAAGGATTAAAGTGAATGAATGACACTTTGCATTATTTTACAAAAGTCAGGGacaaaaataagttttgtaAAGTGAGGAAATAGAGTGAAAGTTGTTTACAATCTCAATtaggtttattttgatttgaatgtGATACTTACCTCATGTAACAGATTCCTTGATTAAGACTTTAAAACATTGAAGTCTATGCTATTTTTCAAATACAAATTAAGAACTTCTAGAAATCAATCATTTTAGTATACATTTCCAAAATAGCACAAACAGCTTCAGATAGCATATATGTTTCAACCAACATGGAATGCAGAGGAGCTATTATCCAAAATTTCTAAACAACAAGCTAAACTAGTTCATTTAGGTTGGGAGTTGGGATACAAGAGGActagtatataataattataaaagaaacaatCATTAACCAATCAATAGTTCACTTCACTATAGGGGCAAAAGGGTTATTTTACTTGCCACTTTGTGCGAGTGTGTGTATGTATAAACCTCTTTGCATCGAAACACACTTACAATCATGAGCAACACCTAAGCTTTCTTGATCACATCAATCAACATGAACAGGTACATTAGCTGAAAACAAGATTGTCTTCTCTAACAGGTTTATTAAGATTCCTATGAGCTTGGACCATTGATTATGCTTGATGGGCTACTGTTGCACCACAATTGAtttgagttttatttatatcatataaatgcAACATAATTTACCATGTCAAGATGCTACATTACAAATCTGACTTTTAGTATAAATCTCAAACAACACATGGAAAAGGCAAGAAGCTGAAACTCTATTATCTCCAAAAATGAAAACTAGGATTGATTACACCAGCAGATTAGAGCATAAAAAGTATTAAGAAAGCTTTGCAATTAGAGCATAAAAAGTATTAAGAAAGCTTTGCAACTCTGCATCAGTGTTGTGATGCATTCCATAATTAGCACAGATTTTATTCTGTAATTAGTacagatttgatttttttatttgtatagatttagttcaattttatttctttccttaattaggtCGCTGGTAGCTTATAAATAAGTCTTGTATTCACTCTTTGAAagacaaaattacaataatattcaGATTATTATCTTTCAAGTTGGTATCAAAGCCTCCGATTGAAGGGGCTCTGCTTCTGCATTCTTCCAGGTAGCCTTCATTGCTGCAATTGATACTGTTTCAGTGCCCAGTCACTGTGTATACCACTAGTCACCGTTCGATGCCATCCTCCGCCGTCAGCCACCTTCCGTCGTCGTCATTGGAACGTCTACAAGCCTTTATAGACCCTTGCAGGAAGACATCTAGCTCTTGTTCCCTAACCATGGCTAGTAAGAGTTCTAGCTTCCTATCCTGTAATGTTTCTGGTACTGAAAATATCTGGATTATAGACTTTGGTGCTACTGATCATATGATACCTCACTCTTCTTATTTTTCATCCTACACATTTCCAACTAGTTAGCAACACATCACTATTGCTAATGGTTCCCATACCCCTATTACTGGTTGTGGTAACATTCAACTTCAATCTTCCCTTCATTTGAACAAACTCCTATTGTGTTTTCTAGGATCTTGCCACGGGGAGGGCAATTGGAATTGCTAAAGAGTAGGGCGGGTTATACTACTTGCAACATGAGGACAATAAAGAATGTACCAAACAAAAGGCTCTCACTTCCAATCATCAAACAAGTTCAGAACCTTGGTTATGGCTTCAGTACAAGCATTTGGGTCATCCTCCGTTTAGTGTCCTTAAgtctttatttccttttttgtttacaaaaagGTCAGTCAAGTCTTTTCATTGGATGTTTGTGAGTTTGCTAAACACCATCGAAAACTTTTCTTCCTAGTACTAATAAAAGTTTTAAACCTTTTGATCTTGTTCATTCAAATGTGTGGGGACCTGTACCTATCAGTAATATTTCCAGTGCCAAGtggtttgtttcttttattgatGACTGCACTCAGGTTACCTGCATATTTCTCATGAAAGACAAATCTGAAGTTTTCCAATTGTTTGTACACGTTTACCGTATAATTCAAACACAATTTGGGAGCCCAATTAAAAGATTGTGTTCTGATAATGGGAAAGAGTATGCGAATCAAAACCTTTCCAATTTTCTCAAAGATAACGGTGTTGTTCATGAGTTAACTTGTGTGGacacccctcaacaaaatgggggggggggggggttgcaGAAAGGAAAAATCGACATCTCCTTGAGGTTGTCAGAGCTTTACTCTTCCTACTGTTCCTAAGTCTTACTGGGGGAAGCTATTCTAACCGCTACTTACTTGATAAATAGGTTACCTTCTCGTGTTTTAAATGGTGTTAGTCCTAGTCAACTCATGACCACATTTTATCCATTTGTTCCCATTATGACCAGTCTTCAGAGTCGTGTCTCTCTGTCTTTGTTCAAGTTCATGGTCCCCATTGGGGAAAGTTAGATCCTCGGGCTATCAAATGTGTTTTCATAGGTTATGCCTCAAACAAAAAGGGGTACAAATGTTATCACCCTCAAAGTTGTCGTGTCTATGTTTTCAAAGATGTCACTTTCCATGAAACAGTCTTTCTTCACTAGTCCTCCACTTCAAGGGAAGAATAGTCTAGAAGCTGAGATTCCCAAGTTGTCATGTTTTCCCTTGTTACAGGATTCCACTCCTACAGAGGATGACAAAGACCTTGAACTAGCATCATCACCAGTTCAACATAAGGAGGACAAATGCTTTGGGAACTAGTACCAACGAAGAAAAAAACCCGACCTAGTCCAACAACAATTTCAATCATCCGAACCGGAGGTAAGAACCCATACTCTTGAGGACACCTTAGATGCCTCTTGTGAATCTAACCTAGATGATTTGCCAATTTccttaagaaaaggaaaaagatctTGTGCCAAATATCCTATATCGCAATTTGTgtatactaaaaatatttctctACAGTACCAGAGTTTTATTTCAACTATTGATTCTATCAGAATCCCTACATCAATACAAGAAGCCTTAAAGGATGAGAACTGGGTTCGAGCCATGAATGAAGAAATGAGTGCATTGGAAAGGAATGAGACTTGGGAGATTGCAGAGAGACCAAAAGACAAAAAGGCAATGGGTTGTAggtgtatatatatagttaaatatCAGGCAGATGGCACATTGGATCGGTATAAGGCGAGGTTGGATGCAAAGGGATACACCCAAACCTATGGAATCAATTATGAGGAGACATTCGCAACAATGGCAAAAATGAATACAATTAGGATCATCATCTCCTTAGCAGCGCACTTTGGTTGGGAGATGCATCAATTTGATGTTAAAAATGTCTTCTTACATGGAGATTCCACCTGGATATGGTGCCACTAATGGAGGAAATAAAGTTTGCAAACTAAAAAAGGTCCTATATGGTCTCAAGTAGTCTCCTCAGGCTTGGTTTGGTAGGTTCACTCAAGCTAATCTTTGGGGTACAAGCAAAGCCAAGGTGACCATACTCTACAAAACACTCCCAAGATGCAAAACTTACTTTGCTCTTGGTCTATGTCGATGATATACTTATTGCAGGCGATGATGAGCTTGAAAAACAAACCTTGAGGGAGAGGTTAGCTGCCCAATTTGAGATGAAGGATCTCGGAAAGCTAAAGTACTTCCTCGAATAGAGGTTGCATACTCTAGGCAGGGTATCTTCATTTCTTAGAGAAAATATCTACTTGATCAAGTCAAAGAAGTTGGCAAGTTGGGTTGTAAAACCATTGGAGCGCCCATAAAGCAAAATCACAGGattggaaatgatgaagaaagCCCAAAGGTAGAGAAGACACAGTACCAAAGACTTGTGGGAAAAATTATCTACTTATCCCACGCCAGGTCTGATATAGCCTATGCAGTTAGTGTGGTTAGTCAATTCATGCATGACCTGAGAGAGAGACATTTGTAGGCAGTAAATAAGATCATTCAATACTTAAAGTCTTCTCCAGGAAAGGGGTTGTTGTTTAAAAAGGAGTAAATTTATCCATGAAAGTATATACTGATGCTGACTATGCAGGATCAATTGTTGATAGGAGATCTACCACAGGATATTGCATGTTCTTGGGTGACATGGAGGAGTAAGAAGCAAAATGTGGTTGCAAGATCAAGTGCAGAAGCAAAATTCAGAGCTATGGTTCAAGGTGTTTGTGAGTTGTTATGGATGAAGATCATACTTGATgacctcaaaataaaatatgaagctCCTATGGGATTGGTTTGTGATAATAAGTTCGCCATCAACATTGCACA of Glycine soja cultivar W05 chromosome 1, ASM419377v2, whole genome shotgun sequence contains these proteins:
- the LOC114404280 gene encoding type III polyketide synthase A-like, with translation MPQGDSNGSSKQLAAVTRRVPTPGKATILAIGKAFPSQIIPQECLVEGYIRDTKCEDAYIKEKLERLCKNTTVKTRYTVMSKEILDKYPELATEGSPTIRQKLEIANPAVVEMATKASLCCIKEWGRPAQDITHIVYVSSSEIRLPGGDLYLANELGLRSDVSRVMLYFLGCYGGVTGLRVAKDIAENNPGSRVLLTTSETTILGFRPPNKARPYDLVGAALFGDGAAAVIIGANPVMGQESPFMELSYAVQKFLLDTHNVIDGRLSEEGINFKLGRDLPQKIEDNIEEFCRKLMAKSSAKDFNDLFWAVHPGGPAILNRLESTLKLSNDKLECSRKALMDYGNVSSNTIFYVMEYMREYLKEDGEEWGLGLAFGPGITFEGILLRSL